A genome region from Salinigranum halophilum includes the following:
- a CDS encoding glucose 1-dehydrogenase, with amino-acid sequence MNAVVIRRGDAEPTVMDVPAPTPDDGEVLVRTLRVGIDGTDHEVIEGSHGGYPPGSAYQILGHEAVGVVEQANGTALDEGQLVVPTVRRQPPETRTNDYFERGEPDMAPDGDYVERGIVGAHGYMSDYFTSPVDHLVPVPDSYAAYGFLVEPMSNTEKAVEHAFAARSAFDWHPKTAFVLGNGSLGLLTLAMLQQDHGRYEPFERTYCLGRRDRPDPTVDIIERLGATYVDSRETPVREMAETHESVDFVYEATGHAKHPFDLLDALAPNGVGALLGIPDDWTFEVDGGRLHREMVLHNRALVGSVNSNRRHFEAAKESLAALPDWFCESLVTGVYPPEAVTDALADDTRSIKTVVEFGTP; translated from the coding sequence ATGAACGCGGTCGTGATTCGTCGCGGTGACGCCGAGCCGACCGTGATGGACGTTCCAGCCCCCACACCAGACGACGGCGAAGTGCTCGTCCGAACGCTCCGCGTCGGTATCGACGGCACCGACCACGAGGTGATCGAAGGGAGCCACGGCGGCTATCCGCCGGGGTCGGCGTATCAGATACTCGGGCACGAGGCCGTCGGGGTGGTCGAGCAGGCCAACGGGACGGCGCTCGACGAAGGACAGCTCGTCGTTCCGACGGTCCGCCGTCAGCCTCCGGAGACGCGGACGAACGACTACTTCGAACGCGGCGAACCCGACATGGCCCCCGATGGCGATTACGTCGAGCGTGGAATCGTCGGCGCGCACGGCTACATGAGCGACTACTTCACGAGCCCCGTCGACCACCTCGTTCCCGTTCCGGACAGCTATGCGGCGTACGGCTTCCTCGTCGAACCGATGAGCAACACGGAGAAAGCGGTCGAACACGCCTTCGCCGCCCGGTCGGCGTTCGACTGGCACCCAAAGACGGCGTTCGTCCTCGGCAACGGCTCGCTCGGCCTGCTCACGCTGGCGATGCTTCAGCAGGACCATGGCCGCTACGAACCGTTCGAGCGCACCTACTGTCTCGGGCGGCGTGACCGTCCCGACCCGACGGTCGACATCATCGAGCGGTTGGGGGCGACGTACGTCGACTCTCGCGAAACGCCCGTCAGGGAGATGGCCGAGACGCATGAGTCGGTCGACTTCGTCTACGAGGCGACAGGTCACGCAAAACATCCGTTCGACTTGCTTGACGCGCTCGCCCCGAACGGCGTCGGCGCACTGCTCGGCATCCCGGACGACTGGACCTTCGAAGTCGACGGCGGGAGACTCCACCGCGAGATGGTCCTCCATAACAGAGCGCTCGTCGGGAGCGTCAACTCGAACCGCCGCCACTTCGAGGCGGCCAAGGAGTCTCTCGCCGCCCTCCCCGACTGGTTCTGTGAGTCGCTCGTCACCGGCGTCTACCCCCCGGAGGCTGTCACCGATGCCCTCGCGGACGACACGAGGTCCATCAAGACGGTCGTCGAATTCGGGACGCCTTGA
- a CDS encoding Rid family detoxifying hydrolase, with the protein MRERHTENAPQSIGSFSQAIEDGNRIYVSGQGPIDPASGERIEGDVAAQTALTLANVDAILQAAGCSLDDAVKTTVFVRDMDDYDALNELYGKYLSEPYPARSAVEIVRLPVDIDVEVEAIATAANR; encoded by the coding sequence ATGAGAGAGAGACACACCGAGAACGCGCCACAGAGTATCGGATCGTTCTCACAGGCCATCGAGGACGGCAACCGAATCTACGTCTCGGGGCAAGGCCCTATCGATCCCGCATCCGGCGAGCGTATCGAGGGTGACGTCGCCGCACAGACCGCGCTGACGCTAGCGAACGTCGACGCCATCCTCCAAGCGGCCGGTTGTTCGCTCGACGACGCGGTGAAAACCACCGTCTTCGTCCGCGATATGGACGACTACGACGCCCTCAACGAGCTGTACGGAAAGTACCTCTCGGAGCCGTATCCGGCCCGAAGCGCCGTCGAAATCGTTCGCCTTCCGGTGGACATCGACGTCGAGGTCGAGGCCATCGCCACGGCGGCCAACCGATGA
- a CDS encoding ABC transporter permease yields the protein MTVAEYVTDNPVKIGTGAILVGVLVVAAAGLDLPGAELLTVGTLQRSLQAATPIALAAIGGLFAEKSGVFNIGLEGFMIFGALTAAAVSWFIAGDTSVSQADLWVGVLAAMVVCGILTYIFALLTIRYKADQIVVGLAVWFIGLGFGPFTATVIWGGVSSPTLPNINSVTVPVLAEVPVLGRLIFDASPLVLFTLAVAIVAWVVLYRTRYGYWVQAAGENPEALDTAGVDVNRVRYATVVFSGVMAGLGGAVLSIGIGSGFTGTGATMVDGRGWIAIVAYLFGNYNPIGAFLASLLFGAMDMLQIQLQTVGISLPGSITGLFPYVAVLVVLTLVGYTRVPAAVGEPYETEDD from the coding sequence ATGACCGTCGCAGAGTACGTGACGGACAACCCCGTGAAAATCGGCACCGGGGCGATACTCGTCGGTGTCCTGGTGGTGGCCGCTGCGGGCTTGGACCTTCCCGGTGCGGAACTCCTGACCGTGGGGACGCTCCAGCGGTCGCTCCAGGCGGCGACGCCCATCGCGCTGGCCGCCATCGGCGGCCTCTTCGCCGAGAAGAGCGGGGTGTTCAACATCGGGCTCGAGGGGTTCATGATATTCGGCGCGCTGACGGCCGCCGCGGTGTCGTGGTTCATCGCCGGTGATACCTCGGTCTCACAGGCCGACCTCTGGGTCGGCGTCCTCGCCGCGATGGTCGTCTGTGGGATTCTCACGTACATCTTTGCCCTCTTGACGATTCGATACAAGGCCGATCAGATCGTCGTCGGCCTCGCCGTCTGGTTCATCGGGTTGGGGTTCGGGCCGTTCACCGCGACGGTCATCTGGGGCGGCGTCTCCAGTCCGACGCTACCGAACATCAACAGCGTGACCGTCCCGGTGCTCGCCGAAGTGCCGGTCCTCGGTCGCCTCATCTTCGACGCCTCCCCCCTCGTCTTATTCACTCTTGCCGTGGCCATCGTGGCGTGGGTCGTCCTCTACCGCACGCGGTACGGCTACTGGGTTCAGGCCGCCGGCGAGAACCCGGAGGCACTCGACACGGCCGGCGTCGACGTGAACCGCGTCCGGTACGCCACCGTGGTTTTTTCCGGCGTCATGGCCGGTCTCGGTGGGGCGGTGCTCTCCATCGGCATCGGGAGCGGCTTCACCGGAACGGGGGCGACGATGGTCGACGGTCGAGGCTGGATTGCCATCGTCGCGTACCTCTTCGGGAACTACAACCCAATCGGGGCGTTCCTCGCGTCGCTTCTGTTCGGCGCGATGGACATGCTCCAGATTCAACTGCAGACCGTCGGCATCTCGCTGCCGGGCAGCATCACTGGGCTGTTCCCATACGTGGCAGTCCTCGTCGTCCTGACGCTCGTGGGGTACACCCGCGTCCCCGCCGCAGTCGGCGAACCCTACGAGACGGAGGACGACTGA
- a CDS encoding ABC transporter permease: MLDATVFERFAIALLSTTLALLIGSVIVAATGYDAVAFVSSLVYGAVGNLSNVAFTLRQSTMLILTGVAVAVAFRAGVFNIGVQGQFVVGGFATALTIIFLAPVLPGGAGGGVLLMILGTLIAIAVGGAYATLPGLMKAYADANEVITTIMLNFIASGVVYFLIDAYLRPAGTSAPNTESFPSYIGLPGFVFGSGSFSVIGLGVALLTAVGVYVVMARTRFGYDLVTSGYQQRAADYSGVNSNRTIITTMTFSGMVAGLAGAIFAIMILGYYSDPSTFPTFGFDAIAVSLLAANNPLGVIPAGILFGALDAGGQYIGFTLDVPAELVDGVIGLIVLFVAAPELFRMSARRVGLGGDDE; encoded by the coding sequence ATGCTCGACGCGACCGTGTTCGAGCGGTTCGCCATCGCGCTCCTATCAACGACGCTCGCACTGCTTATCGGATCGGTCATCGTCGCAGCCACCGGCTATGATGCCGTCGCGTTCGTCTCGTCGTTGGTCTACGGTGCGGTCGGAAACCTCTCGAACGTCGCCTTCACCCTCCGTCAGTCGACGATGCTCATCCTGACGGGCGTTGCGGTCGCCGTTGCGTTTAGAGCCGGTGTCTTCAATATCGGCGTCCAAGGCCAGTTCGTCGTCGGCGGCTTCGCTACGGCGCTGACGATTATCTTTCTCGCACCCGTCCTCCCGGGTGGAGCAGGCGGGGGCGTCCTCTTGATGATCCTCGGGACGTTGATTGCTATCGCTGTCGGCGGCGCGTACGCGACACTGCCCGGACTGATGAAGGCGTACGCGGACGCGAACGAGGTCATCACGACCATCATGTTGAACTTCATCGCCTCCGGCGTCGTCTACTTCCTCATCGACGCGTACCTCCGTCCCGCAGGGACTTCCGCGCCCAACACCGAGTCGTTCCCCTCCTACATCGGCCTGCCCGGATTCGTCTTCGGAAGCGGGTCGTTCTCCGTCATCGGCCTCGGAGTCGCCCTTCTCACTGCCGTCGGCGTCTACGTCGTCATGGCCCGGACGCGGTTCGGGTACGACCTCGTGACGAGCGGCTACCAACAGCGTGCGGCGGATTACTCTGGCGTCAACTCAAACCGGACGATTATCACCACGATGACCTTCTCCGGGATGGTTGCGGGCCTCGCCGGCGCGATCTTCGCCATCATGATTCTCGGCTACTACAGCGACCCCAGCACGTTCCCCACGTTCGGATTCGACGCAATCGCCGTGAGTCTGCTCGCCGCGAACAACCCACTCGGTGTGATTCCGGCAGGAATCCTGTTCGGCGCGTTGGACGCCGGAGGGCAGTATATCGGGTTCACGCTCGACGTCCCGGCGGAACTCGTCGACGGCGTCATCGGCCTCATCGTGCTGTTCGTCGCCGCACCCGAACTGTTCCGCATGAGCGCTCGACGCGTCGGACTCGGGGGGGATGACGAATGA
- a CDS encoding ABC transporter ATP-binding protein encodes MGSPTVPAVELEGITKRFGDVLANDGVDLTVDHGTVHALVGENGAGKTTLMSILYGLYTPDDGRIRIDGTEETFDSPRDAIDAGVGMIHQHFQLVDTMTVIQNIILGHEPTAKGLVDEGDARSTIEEVCSTYGFDVDRVLDERIEDLGVGIQQRVEIVKSLYRGADTLILDEPTAVLTPQEVEELFGVMEALTDSGRSLIFITHKLEEAMAVADDITVLRDGKAVGTVDGGATTEQELARMMVGRDVLFDVEERTSTPGDVVLDVDDVHVRDDRDITQADGIDLTVRSGEVFGIAGVDGNGQSELVEAITGLRPVESGRVTFDGEDITRMSRRKRIEAGIAYVPEDRQERGLVQEYSLVRNALLGNQTIEPFVNGGFIDWEAVRDHAKEVISEYDVQPPNLDAEAHSLSGGNQQKFVVGRELEHHPDLVVASHPTRGVDIGSIEFIHNRLLEMRDAGLAILLVSSKLDEVQKLSDRLAVISEGRFVDIVDPDEVTEEEIGLMMAGQKRRETTDGEVESGIQS; translated from the coding sequence ATGGGTTCTCCAACAGTGCCCGCTGTCGAACTCGAAGGCATCACCAAGCGGTTCGGCGACGTCCTCGCGAACGACGGCGTCGACCTGACCGTCGACCACGGGACGGTCCACGCCCTCGTCGGTGAGAACGGTGCGGGTAAGACGACGTTGATGAGCATCCTCTATGGGCTGTACACCCCCGACGACGGGCGAATCAGGATAGACGGCACAGAAGAGACGTTCGACTCGCCACGCGACGCCATCGACGCAGGGGTCGGGATGATTCACCAGCACTTCCAACTCGTGGATACGATGACCGTCATCCAGAACATCATCCTCGGACACGAACCCACCGCGAAGGGACTCGTGGACGAGGGCGATGCCCGGTCGACCATCGAAGAGGTCTGTTCGACCTACGGCTTCGATGTCGACCGCGTTCTGGACGAACGCATCGAGGACCTCGGCGTCGGGATTCAACAGCGGGTCGAGATCGTCAAGAGCCTCTACCGCGGGGCCGATACGCTCATCCTTGACGAGCCAACGGCGGTTCTGACACCACAAGAGGTCGAAGAACTGTTCGGCGTGATGGAGGCGTTGACCGACAGCGGGCGCTCGCTCATCTTCATCACGCACAAACTCGAGGAGGCGATGGCCGTCGCCGACGACATCACCGTCCTCCGTGACGGGAAGGCCGTCGGGACAGTCGACGGCGGGGCCACGACCGAACAAGAACTCGCACGCATGATGGTCGGTCGTGACGTCCTCTTCGATGTCGAAGAACGGACGAGCACGCCGGGAGATGTCGTCCTTGATGTCGACGACGTCCACGTGCGAGACGACCGCGATATCACACAGGCCGACGGCATCGACCTGACCGTCCGGTCCGGCGAGGTGTTCGGTATCGCCGGCGTCGACGGCAACGGCCAGTCGGAACTCGTCGAAGCGATCACCGGCCTCCGACCGGTCGAGTCGGGACGAGTCACATTCGACGGGGAAGACATCACGCGGATGAGCCGTCGGAAGCGTATCGAAGCGGGCATCGCGTACGTCCCCGAAGACCGGCAAGAGCGCGGGCTCGTCCAGGAGTACAGTCTCGTCCGAAACGCCTTACTCGGTAACCAGACCATCGAACCGTTCGTCAACGGGGGGTTCATCGACTGGGAAGCGGTCCGCGACCACGCGAAGGAGGTCATCTCAGAGTACGACGTGCAGCCTCCGAACTTGGACGCGGAGGCACACTCGCTCTCGGGGGGCAACCAGCAGAAGTTCGTCGTCGGCCGTGAACTCGAACATCATCCGGACCTCGTCGTCGCCTCCCATCCGACGCGTGGCGTCGACATCGGCTCCATCGAGTTCATCCACAACCGCCTCCTCGAGATGCGTGACGCCGGCTTGGCAATCCTACTCGTCTCGTCGAAACTCGACGAGGTCCAGAAGCTCTCAGACAGACTGGCAGTCATCTCCGAGGGGCGGTTCGTCGATATCGTCGACCCCGACGAGGTGACCGAAGAGGAGATCGGGCTGATGATGGCTGGGCAGAAACGGCGCGAGACGACCGACGGCGAGGTAGAGTCGGGGATTCAGTCGTGA
- a CDS encoding BMP family ABC transporter substrate-binding protein has translation MASEKTPDEQSESASRRAVTADTFSRRNILRTGAATALLGGVAGCAGSGGGGSGGGGSGDGGSDDGGDGGSDDSGGSGDGGGSSSGDSSGGSGSNNIAIVSSSAGFGDRAFNDLAYEGLQNAADEYNIELQQVEETNQSNYGTVQSRLAESQNPDYDLIVLVGYQHTQALQTNAEEYPDQNWMLINDHIDQPNVGGYIWANHQMSFQAGVLAGTMADRELSHEGNSLDPDGTTVGFVGGVDGALINAFERAYVEGVHWVNEDIEVRVGYIGNYTDTQTAANIAASQYDAGADIVYQAAAAAGQGVFQAAQEANRFAIGVDADQSVTLPDYEDVIMGSAVKYINEGTYLVAEGVVNDNWEEVNGRNVLGLDQDAVAVVLGNAIGPKLPDAVTQNLEESKQAIVDGDITVPCTAAGCQN, from the coding sequence ATGGCGTCAGAGAAGACCCCAGACGAGCAGTCCGAATCCGCGTCCAGGCGCGCAGTGACGGCGGACACGTTCAGCCGTCGAAACATCCTCCGGACCGGTGCCGCGACGGCACTCCTCGGTGGCGTTGCGGGCTGTGCCGGAAGCGGTGGCGGCGGGAGCGGTGGCGGCGGAAGTGGTGACGGTGGGAGCGATGACGGCGGAGACGGTGGGTCGGACGACAGCGGCGGCAGCGGCGACGGTGGCGGGTCAAGTAGCGGTGACAGCAGTGGCGGGAGCGGCTCGAACAACATTGCTATCGTCTCCAGTTCGGCCGGATTCGGTGACCGGGCGTTCAACGACCTCGCGTACGAGGGGCTCCAGAACGCCGCGGACGAGTACAACATCGAACTCCAGCAGGTCGAAGAGACGAACCAGTCGAACTACGGGACGGTCCAGTCACGACTCGCGGAAAGTCAGAATCCCGACTACGACCTCATCGTGTTGGTCGGCTACCAGCACACACAGGCGCTGCAGACGAACGCCGAGGAGTATCCGGACCAGAACTGGATGCTCATCAACGACCACATCGACCAGCCGAACGTCGGCGGCTACATCTGGGCGAACCACCAGATGTCTTTCCAGGCGGGCGTCCTCGCCGGGACGATGGCAGACCGCGAACTCTCCCACGAGGGGAACTCGCTCGACCCCGACGGGACGACAGTCGGCTTCGTGGGCGGCGTCGACGGGGCGCTCATCAACGCGTTCGAGCGGGCCTACGTCGAAGGTGTCCACTGGGTCAACGAGGACATCGAAGTCCGCGTCGGTTACATCGGGAACTACACCGACACGCAGACCGCAGCCAACATCGCCGCATCACAGTACGACGCCGGCGCCGACATCGTCTATCAGGCGGCTGCCGCCGCCGGACAGGGCGTCTTCCAGGCCGCCCAGGAGGCAAACCGGTTCGCCATCGGCGTCGACGCCGACCAGTCCGTGACGCTCCCTGACTACGAGGACGTCATCATGGGCTCGGCGGTCAAGTACATCAACGAAGGGACATACCTCGTCGCCGAAGGAGTCGTGAACGACAACTGGGAGGAAGTCAACGGGCGGAACGTCCTCGGATTGGATCAAGACGCCGTTGCCGTCGTTCTGGGCAACGCCATCGGTCCAAAACTCCCCGACGCTGTCACACAGAACCTCGAAGAATCGAAGCAGGCCATCGTCGACGGCGACATCACGGTGCCCTGTACGGCCGCCGGTTGTCAGAACTGA
- a CDS encoding PIG-L deacetylase family protein produces the protein MVETRSLLVVGPHPDDCSIKTGGTAAKYVEAGHEVTFLSMTDGSAGHHEMDRFSLAARRKRETEAVAETLGIDYEVFDIPDGGLTPSLENRRRLIRFIRGVDPDLVLGPRMNDYHPDHRYCAQLLQDAAYMLIVPNVCPETPPVETPPVFGYVADHFQKPMPFDPDAVLDVTDVEERKLDALHCHESQMYEWLPYTFDELDAVPEGDDARRAWLAGDGLSHLTEHTEMNVADRFRGELRARYDDASAVTHAEAIEISEYGAPLTDERREELFFF, from the coding sequence GTGGTTGAGACACGCTCACTGCTGGTCGTCGGGCCCCACCCCGACGACTGTTCGATCAAAACGGGCGGGACGGCGGCGAAGTACGTCGAGGCGGGCCACGAGGTGACGTTCCTCTCGATGACCGACGGGAGTGCGGGCCACCACGAGATGGATCGCTTCTCTCTCGCCGCTCGGCGAAAGCGTGAGACGGAGGCAGTCGCCGAGACGCTCGGTATCGATTACGAGGTGTTCGACATCCCCGATGGGGGCCTCACTCCCTCGTTGGAGAACCGGCGACGGCTCATCCGGTTCATCAGGGGCGTCGATCCCGATCTCGTTCTCGGCCCGCGGATGAACGACTACCACCCCGACCACCGCTACTGCGCCCAACTTCTGCAGGACGCCGCGTATATGCTCATCGTCCCGAACGTCTGCCCAGAGACGCCGCCAGTCGAAACACCCCCCGTGTTCGGCTACGTCGCCGACCACTTCCAGAAGCCGATGCCGTTCGACCCCGACGCCGTCCTTGACGTGACCGACGTCGAGGAGCGGAAACTCGACGCACTTCACTGTCACGAGTCGCAGATGTACGAGTGGCTCCCGTACACGTTCGACGAACTCGATGCCGTCCCCGAGGGGGACGACGCGCGACGGGCGTGGCTTGCGGGCGATGGCCTCTCTCACCTCACTGAACACACGGAGATGAACGTCGCAGACCGCTTCCGAGGTGAACTGCGCGCGCGCTACGACGATGCGAGTGCCGTCACCCACGCCGAAGCCATCGAGATCTCGGAGTACGGCGCACCGCTCACGGACGAGCGTCGTGAGGAACTGTTCTTCTTCTAA
- a CDS encoding carbohydrate kinase family protein gives MPSRDVVAVGSAVIDHLYTLSNLPEPDGGAFVRDHTTDVGGVAANVAAGLAELGDETGVISRVGADTAAEITDDLRTRGIDCSRIRSGSEESSYTLILRGQGGERMIIAGGQSVPNLRLNDHDITYASDAEVVFTSAYAPDAAVSKLVNARERGEVSTLVFDLAGPLSELEGRGTAPSTIDQLLSAVDLFVVGEVAARSYFGGVEDAVAALARRAVPRAAVTQGETGALLIDGDTVTEVPAFDVNTADTTGAGDVFTAGLIHTWLLDTDSVREAGRFAAAAAALSCTADHARGRLPTDADVREFLANH, from the coding sequence ATGCCGTCGAGAGATGTCGTCGCGGTCGGGAGTGCCGTCATCGATCACCTCTATACACTCTCGAACTTACCGGAACCCGACGGCGGTGCGTTCGTCCGCGACCACACGACCGACGTGGGTGGAGTGGCCGCGAACGTCGCAGCTGGACTCGCGGAACTCGGGGACGAAACAGGCGTGATATCACGCGTTGGCGCCGATACCGCTGCTGAGATAACAGACGACTTACGAACACGCGGTATCGATTGTAGCCGGATTCGCTCTGGCTCCGAAGAGTCGTCGTACACGTTAATCCTCCGGGGCCAGGGTGGAGAACGGATGATCATCGCAGGCGGGCAGAGCGTTCCGAACCTTCGACTCAACGACCACGATATCACGTACGCCAGTGACGCCGAAGTGGTCTTCACCAGTGCCTACGCCCCCGATGCGGCGGTTTCGAAGCTCGTGAACGCGCGTGAACGTGGTGAGGTTTCGACGCTCGTCTTCGACCTCGCTGGGCCGCTCTCGGAACTCGAAGGCCGGGGAACCGCCCCATCGACCATCGATCAACTGCTCTCTGCCGTTGATCTCTTTGTGGTCGGTGAGGTCGCTGCACGATCGTACTTTGGCGGTGTCGAGGACGCCGTCGCCGCTCTGGCCCGACGAGCCGTCCCTCGAGCCGCTGTCACGCAGGGCGAGACCGGGGCATTGTTAATCGACGGGGACACAGTGACCGAGGTCCCTGCCTTCGACGTGAATACTGCAGATACGACTGGCGCTGGCGACGTCTTCACAGCGGGGCTGATTCACACCTGGCTGCTCGATACCGATTCGGTGCGAGAAGCAGGACGGTTTGCCGCCGCTGCTGCAGCACTCAGTTGTACGGCGGACCATGCCCGTGGTCGACTCCCGACTGATGCCGATGTGCGAGAGTTCCTCGCGAATCACTGA
- a CDS encoding PIN domain-containing protein, whose amino-acid sequence MTLLDSSSIIDYLDGVEDVVESVDERPTLVASSLCIYDVFAGEVFSAGETDLRGARENFGRVIIER is encoded by the coding sequence GTGACCTTGCTCGATTCGTCGAGTATCATCGATTACCTCGACGGTGTCGAAGACGTTGTCGAGTCCGTCGATGAACGACCGACTCTGGTCGCGTCCAGTCTCTGTATCTACGATGTCTTCGCCGGTGAAGTATTCTCAGCAGGTGAGACTGACCTCAGAGGCGCGCGTGAGAACTTCGGGAGAGTCATAATCGAGCGATAA
- a CDS encoding antitoxin VapB family protein: MSTSIRVSEETKEKLARLKREEESWAEFLDRLANEGSRMKAGA, encoded by the coding sequence ATGAGCACGTCAATTCGCGTCTCCGAGGAGACGAAGGAGAAGCTGGCGAGGCTGAAGCGTGAAGAGGAGAGTTGGGCTGAGTTCCTCGACCGACTGGCGAACGAGGGGTCAAGAATGAAGGCTGGCGCGTAG
- a CDS encoding response regulator, with protein MAQERAGTILVVDDEREVADAYALRLRTRYGDVRTAYGGEEALAEMDDAVDVVLLDRRMPYSGDHVLRDLRDDGYDCRIIMVTAVDPGFGIVDMPFDDYLCKPIDKEDLFAAVDQQLEAASYDDPLTAFFSLAAKLAVLEAEQTSEQLAESTEYLRMQRRSETLREELMVSEENFAEMRETFTAINRAG; from the coding sequence ATGGCACAGGAGAGAGCGGGAACGATTCTCGTCGTCGATGACGAACGCGAAGTCGCCGATGCGTACGCGCTCCGGTTACGAACGCGTTACGGAGACGTCAGAACAGCGTACGGTGGTGAAGAAGCGCTCGCGGAGATGGACGACGCGGTAGACGTGGTGTTGTTGGACCGTCGGATGCCGTATTCGGGTGATCACGTGTTGCGTGACCTCCGAGACGACGGGTACGACTGCCGTATCATCATGGTGACGGCAGTCGACCCCGGATTCGGTATCGTCGACATGCCCTTCGACGATTACCTCTGTAAACCAATCGACAAAGAGGACCTCTTCGCAGCGGTCGACCAGCAACTGGAGGCTGCGTCGTACGATGACCCACTCACGGCCTTTTTCAGCCTCGCGGCGAAACTGGCCGTACTCGAGGCTGAGCAGACATCTGAACAGCTCGCGGAGTCCACCGAGTACCTCCGGATGCAACGGCGAAGCGAGACACTCCGTGAGGAACTCATGGTCTCGGAAGAGAACTTCGCCGAGATGCGAGAGACGTTCACCGCGATCAATCGAGCTGGGTGA